Proteins encoded in a region of the Flavobacterium sp. PMTSA4 genome:
- a CDS encoding ABC transporter ATP-binding protein, with protein sequence MIEVKDVEKSFGDAKVLKGITTSFETGKTNLIIGQSGSGKTVLLKSLLGIHTPDKGTIAFDGRIYTDLTDDEKRALRTEIGMVFQGSALFDSMTVEENVGFPLRMFTEKTPAEIKERVNFVIERVKLVDANHKKPSELSGGMQKRVAIARAIVNNPKYLFCDEPNSGLDPKTAIVIDNLIHEITVEYNITTVINTHDMNSVMEIGEKIVFLKNGVLAWEGSKKDIFKTDNEAVTDFVYSSNLFKKIRKAQNKEI encoded by the coding sequence ATGATAGAGGTAAAAGATGTAGAAAAATCGTTTGGAGATGCAAAAGTTTTAAAAGGAATTACAACTTCTTTTGAAACAGGAAAAACCAATTTAATTATTGGGCAAAGTGGTTCTGGTAAAACTGTTTTATTGAAATCGTTATTAGGAATTCACACGCCAGATAAAGGAACGATTGCTTTTGATGGAAGAATATATACTGACTTGACCGATGATGAAAAAAGAGCTTTGCGTACCGAAATTGGTATGGTATTTCAAGGTAGTGCTTTGTTTGACAGTATGACTGTGGAAGAAAATGTTGGTTTCCCATTGAGAATGTTCACCGAAAAAACACCTGCTGAAATAAAAGAGCGTGTAAACTTTGTAATTGAAAGAGTAAAACTTGTTGATGCCAATCATAAAAAACCATCGGAACTTTCTGGAGGAATGCAAAAACGTGTTGCAATTGCACGCGCTATTGTAAACAACCCGAAATACTTGTTTTGTGATGAACCAAACTCAGGATTAGACCCAAAAACCGCTATTGTTATTGACAACTTGATTCATGAAATTACCGTTGAATACAATATTACTACGGTTATTAATACACACGACATGAACTCGGTAATGGAAATTGGCGAGAAAATTGTATTCTTAAAAAATGGAGTTTTAGCTTGGGAAGGTTCTAAAAAAGACATTTTTAAAACCGATAACGAAGCCGTGACAGATTTTGTGTATTCGTCTAATTTGTTCAAAAAAATCAGAAAAGCACAGAATAAAGAAATTTAA
- a CDS encoding MlaE family ABC transporter permease, whose translation MMLIRYLSQIGKYFLMLKEVFNKPTKWSVMKGLIIKETDDLIIDSLGIVAFISFFVGGVVSIQTALNLTNPLIPKHLIGFATRQSVILEFAPTFISIIMAGKMGSFITSSIGTMRVTEQIDALEVMGVNSLNYLVFPKLIALLLYPFVIGISMFLGILGGWMAGVYGGFTSSFEFIQGIQTEFIPFHIAYAFIKTLLFAIILATIPSFHGYYMKGGALEVGKASTVAFVWTSVVIILVNYIVTQLLLAS comes from the coding sequence ATGATGCTCATTCGCTATCTATCGCAGATTGGAAAATACTTTTTGATGCTAAAAGAAGTATTCAATAAACCCACAAAATGGTCTGTGATGAAAGGTTTAATCATCAAAGAAACCGATGATTTAATTATAGATTCGCTAGGAATTGTTGCTTTTATATCCTTTTTCGTTGGTGGTGTGGTTTCCATACAAACAGCGTTGAATTTAACCAATCCTTTAATTCCAAAACATTTAATTGGTTTTGCCACTAGACAATCGGTTATTCTGGAATTTGCACCTACGTTTATCTCCATCATTATGGCGGGAAAAATGGGTTCGTTCATTACTTCTAGTATCGGAACTATGCGTGTGACAGAGCAAATTGATGCGTTGGAAGTTATGGGTGTTAATTCGTTGAACTATTTGGTATTTCCTAAACTTATTGCGCTACTGCTTTATCCTTTTGTTATTGGTATTTCTATGTTTCTAGGAATCCTTGGCGGATGGATGGCAGGTGTTTATGGCGGTTTTACAAGTAGTTTTGAATTTATTCAAGGAATTCAAACCGAATTTATTCCGTTTCATATTGCTTATGCCTTTATAAAAACATTACTATTTGCTATCATTCTTGCTACTATTCCGTCGTTTCATGGTTATTATATGAAAGGTGGCGCACTGGAAGTTGGTAAAGCAAGTACGGTAGCCTTCGTTTGGACATCAGTAGTAATTATTTTGGTAAACTATATAGTAACACAATTATTATTAGCATCATGA
- a CDS encoding glycosyltransferase family 2 protein, with amino-acid sequence MKYYLVIPTYNEELFVALTLQSLVEQTVLPSKIVVVNDGSTDNTERVIESFCEKYPFISLVNKTSDAIHLPGSKVIQAFQKGLEALDDNYDFIVKADADLIFPSNYFETIIKHFQSDDRIGMVGGFAYIEKNGEWILENLTDKDHIRGAFKAYRKECFQQIGGLKPAMGWDTVDELLCKFYNWKVVTDETLKVKHLKPTGASYDKAARYKQGEAFYSLGYGFWITAIASLKLALRKKKPMLFLDYLNGFRKAKATHKPLLVTEEQAKFIRNYRWKKMKEKLF; translated from the coding sequence ATGAAATATTACCTTGTCATTCCTACCTATAACGAAGAGCTGTTTGTAGCACTGACTTTACAATCATTGGTAGAGCAAACTGTTTTGCCTTCAAAAATTGTGGTAGTAAATGATGGTTCTACGGATAATACCGAAAGAGTAATTGAATCGTTTTGCGAAAAATATCCTTTTATTTCTCTAGTCAATAAAACTTCGGATGCTATTCATCTTCCGGGAAGCAAAGTGATTCAGGCTTTTCAAAAAGGTTTAGAAGCTCTAGACGATAACTATGATTTTATTGTAAAAGCCGATGCCGATTTGATTTTTCCATCCAATTACTTTGAAACGATTATCAAACATTTTCAATCGGATGATCGTATTGGAATGGTTGGTGGTTTTGCCTACATCGAAAAAAATGGCGAATGGATTTTAGAAAACCTAACCGATAAGGACCACATCAGAGGTGCTTTTAAAGCTTATAGAAAAGAGTGCTTTCAACAAATTGGTGGTTTAAAACCCGCTATGGGTTGGGATACCGTTGACGAATTACTCTGTAAATTTTATAATTGGAAAGTAGTAACTGATGAAACCCTGAAAGTAAAACATCTGAAACCTACAGGTGCAAGTTATGATAAAGCGGCACGCTATAAACAAGGTGAAGCCTTTTATAGTTTGGGTTATGGATTTTGGATTACGGCTATTGCTTCCTTAAAACTTGCACTGCGAAAAAAGAAACCTATGCTGTTTCTGGATTATCTCAATGGGTTCAGAAAAGCAAAAGCAACCCACAAACCTTTGTTGGTTACTGAGGAACAAGCTAAATTCATTAGAAACTACCGTTGGAAAAAAATGAAGGAGAAGCTTTTTTAA
- a CDS encoding methyltransferase: MYEKTYPSKRFNITLDFLKKHIKTSETIFDLGVPNPFSKIMEDNGYNVINTKGEDLDKDQSALQKEQYEVFTAFEIFEHLLNPYTVLQNVKCDKVLISIPMRLWFQSAYRSKTDKWDRHYHEFEDWQLDWLLEKTGFKIIERVQFTHPVKKLGFRPILRFFTPRYYLVYAEKVK; the protein is encoded by the coding sequence ATGTACGAGAAGACATACCCAAGCAAGCGCTTTAACATTACACTAGATTTCCTGAAAAAACACATCAAAACTAGTGAAACCATTTTTGATTTGGGTGTGCCCAATCCGTTTTCGAAAATCATGGAAGACAATGGCTACAATGTCATCAATACTAAAGGCGAAGATTTAGACAAAGACCAATCAGCGTTGCAAAAAGAACAGTATGAGGTATTCACTGCTTTTGAAATTTTTGAACATTTATTGAATCCGTATACGGTATTGCAAAACGTAAAATGCGACAAAGTATTAATTTCAATCCCGATGCGTTTGTGGTTTCAGTCGGCATACAGAAGTAAAACCGACAAATGGGACAGACACTACCACGAGTTTGAAGACTGGCAACTGGACTGGCTTTTGGAAAAAACAGGATTTAAAATCATAGAGCGTGTACAGTTTACACATCCTGTAAAAAAACTGGGCTTCCGTCCTATCCTAAGGTTTTTTACACCAAGGTATTATTTGGTTTATGCTGAAAAAGTAAAATAA
- a CDS encoding 3-oxoacyl-ACP synthase III family protein, whose protein sequence is MNIKITGSGSYIPTEVVSNIDFAKHVFLNDDGTPFPHPNDVVAQKFLEITGIQERRYVKDDLLTSDIATIAAKIAIEDAKIDPETLDYIIMAHNFGNVKKGAIQSDMLPSLAARVKHDLRIKNPKCVAYDMLFGCPGWVESVIQAWAFIKAGMAKKCLVIGAETLSRVVDLHDRDSMIYSDGAGATIIEATDDDSGILAHESASFTYDEAHYLFFGNSFNTEHDPDVRYIKMYGRKIYEFALSEVPKAMAACLEKSGVDISQVKKVLIHQANEKMDEAIIQRFYRIYKQQTPEGIMPMSIHKLGNSSVATVPTLYDLLIKGNLENHSLSKGDIILFASVGAGMNVNAIVYKV, encoded by the coding sequence ATGAATATAAAAATAACCGGCTCAGGAAGCTATATCCCAACAGAAGTTGTCTCGAATATCGATTTTGCAAAACATGTTTTCTTAAACGATGACGGAACACCTTTTCCGCATCCAAACGATGTGGTGGCACAAAAATTTTTAGAAATTACCGGAATACAAGAACGCCGTTATGTAAAGGATGATTTGTTGACTTCGGATATTGCCACTATTGCTGCCAAAATTGCCATTGAAGACGCCAAAATTGACCCAGAAACATTGGACTATATCATTATGGCACATAATTTTGGAAACGTAAAAAAAGGCGCCATCCAATCGGATATGTTGCCAAGTTTAGCAGCACGTGTCAAACACGATTTACGCATTAAAAACCCAAAATGTGTGGCTTATGACATGCTTTTTGGTTGTCCGGGTTGGGTAGAATCAGTAATTCAGGCTTGGGCATTCATCAAAGCAGGTATGGCTAAGAAATGTTTGGTTATTGGCGCCGAAACTCTTTCGCGCGTGGTTGATTTGCACGACAGAGACAGCATGATTTATTCGGATGGTGCTGGCGCAACTATTATTGAAGCAACTGATGATGATAGCGGAATCCTTGCACACGAATCGGCATCGTTTACCTATGATGAAGCTCATTATTTATTTTTTGGAAATTCGTTCAATACAGAACACGACCCAGATGTTCGCTACATCAAAATGTATGGTCGTAAAATATATGAATTCGCGTTGAGCGAAGTGCCAAAAGCCATGGCAGCTTGTTTGGAAAAAAGCGGTGTTGATATCAGTCAGGTGAAAAAAGTGCTCATCCACCAAGCCAACGAAAAAATGGACGAAGCCATTATTCAACGATTCTACAGAATTTACAAACAACAAACTCCCGAAGGTATCATGCCAATGAGTATTCACAAACTGGGTAACTCCAGCGTTGCTACCGTGCCCACGCTTTATGACCTATTAATCAAAGGAAATCTCGAAAATCATTCGTTATCCAAAGGTGATATCATTCTTTTTGCTTCTGTTGGTGCGGGAATGAATGTCAATGCAATAGTGTATAAAGTATAG
- a CDS encoding group III truncated hemoglobin, with the protein MNDIETREDLIHIMRKFYEKLLTDDSINFYFTEITDVHYHLEEHFELLATFWEQSLFMKGGYSNNMFQIHKDINEKHHFTKEHFDTWLKHLYNTIDEDFQGKNAEQMKINALSMATVMQIKIVQQNH; encoded by the coding sequence ATGAACGACATCGAAACCCGAGAAGACCTAATACACATCATGCGAAAGTTTTATGAAAAACTATTGACCGATGATTCTATTAATTTCTATTTTACTGAAATAACCGATGTTCACTATCATCTAGAAGAACATTTCGAATTGTTAGCCACTTTTTGGGAGCAATCTCTTTTTATGAAAGGCGGTTATAGTAATAATATGTTTCAAATTCATAAAGACATTAACGAAAAACACCATTTCACCAAAGAACATTTTGACACTTGGTTAAAGCATCTTTACAACACTATTGATGAAGACTTTCAAGGAAAAAATGCCGAACAAATGAAAATCAATGCGCTCAGTATGGCAACGGTAATGCAGATTAAAATTGTCCAACAAAATCACTAA